A window from Streptomyces sp. NBC_00335 encodes these proteins:
- a CDS encoding CPCC family cysteine-rich protein has product MTDVILKYPCVCCGHLTMNDGPGSYQICPVCFWEDDVIQLRWPDYSGGANRPSLIGAQQNLQDWGACDERSLEHVRHPEDDEPLDPSWRPIDTDRDHFEPKAVQLAAWPDDRTVLYWWRYRSTGFWRPVQ; this is encoded by the coding sequence ATGACGGACGTGATCCTGAAGTACCCCTGCGTGTGCTGCGGCCACCTGACGATGAACGACGGGCCCGGCTCGTATCAGATCTGCCCGGTCTGCTTCTGGGAGGACGACGTCATCCAGCTGCGCTGGCCGGACTACTCAGGTGGCGCCAACCGGCCTTCGCTGATCGGGGCCCAGCAGAACCTCCAGGATTGGGGCGCATGCGACGAGCGATCCCTGGAGCACGTTAGGCATCCCGAGGACGACGAGCCGCTGGACCCGAGCTGGCGCCCCATTGATACCGACCGTGACCACTTCGAGCCCAAGGCCGTGCAACTGGCCGCCTGGCCTGACGACCGCACTGTCCTTTACTGGTGGCGATATCGAAGCACCGGATTCTGGCGTCCCGTTCAGTGA